From the Musa acuminata AAA Group cultivar baxijiao chromosome BXJ3-7, Cavendish_Baxijiao_AAA, whole genome shotgun sequence genome, one window contains:
- the LOC135643717 gene encoding uncharacterized protein LOC135643717, translated as MATANALTTTSASTTTIEAQAGGAGAEDVAAKAVNKRYDALMTVRSKAIKGKGAWYWAHLEPVLVQSSDTGLPKAVKLRCSLCDTVFSASNPSRTASEHLKRGTCPNFSSSLSAAAPPSSVVLTSPSPKPISSIPPCSSSPSPLRNHHQPNSRKRSSSSVAVVSPSPAPFHALHLAIVDPSRFSSSPTTPAAAGSEIDYSSPPPLPLPPPQSQLVLSGGKDDLDALAMLEDSVKKLKSPKASHGVALSKSQVDSAISLLTDWFHDSAGVGAVSLFSIEHPKFRAFLGQVGLPPISPRDLVGHRLDARYEEARADADARILDALFFQLASDGWKPLNSDGDSIMNVTVNLPNGTTVYRRSVLTHGRAPSKYAEEVLWDTVAEITGNAAVQRCAGIVADKFKSTALRDLEKQNHWMVNLSCQLQGFRSLVKDFARELPLFHAVATNCCKLASYFNTHSEVRSIFHGYQLQELDHAGLLRVPPSDRSLDGGGNHLSAFMMMEDILTSARAVQSVILHESYKLICLTDPTARELADVIGDMDFWNKLGAAHSLVKLIQDMVGEMETERPLVGQCLPLWEELRSKVKGWCGRYCVEEGPVEKVMEKRFKKNYHPAWSAAFILDPLYLMKDVSGKYLPPFKCLTPDQEKDVDKLITRLVSREEAHIALMELMKWRAEGLDPLYAQAVQVKQQDPVTGKYRIANPQSSRLVWETCLSELKSLGKVAVRLIFLHATTCGFKHSPRLTRWVRRVHGRSGASMERVRKLVFVAANAKLERADFSNQEDKDITLLLLDEEDDVPNEHNVVVERSSV; from the coding sequence ATGGCGACGGCGAACGCCTTGACGACGACGTCGGCGTCAACGACAACGATAGAGGCGCAAGCGGGAGGGGCGGGGGCAGAGGATGTGGCGGCGAAGGCGGTGAACAAGAGGTACGATGCGCTGATGACGGTGAGGAGCAAGGCGATCAAGGGGAAGGGAGCGTGGTATTGGGCGCACCTGGAGCCCGTATTGGTGCAGAGCTCCGATACGGGACTCCCCAAGGCCGTTAAGCTCCGGTGCTCCCTCTGCGACACCGTCTTCTCTGCATCCAACCCCTCCCGCACCGCTTCCGAGCACCTCAAGCGCGGTACCTGCCCCAATTTTTCCTCGTCCCTCTCCGCTGCTGCGCCGCCCTCCTCTGTAGTCCTGACTTCACCGTCGCCGAAGCCCATCTCCTCCATCCCCCCTTGCTCCTCTTCCCCCTCCCCGCTCCGTAACCACCACCAGCCGAACAGCCGGAAACGCTCCTCATCCTCTGTCGCCGTCGTGAGCCCTTCGCCGGCCCCATTCCACGCCCTCCACCTCGCCATCGTAGATCCTTCCCGCTTCTCCTCGTCGCCGACTACCCCTGCCGCAGCCGGCAGCGAAATCGACTACTCCAGCCCGCCCCCGCTGCCGCTTCCCCCGCCTCAGTCTCAGCTCGTCCTCTCCGGCGGGAAGGACGACCTCGATGCGCTCGCCATGCTGGAGGACAGCGTCAAGAAGCTCAAGAGCCCCAAGGCCTCCCATGGCGTGGCCCTCTCCAAATCCCAGGTCGACTCCGCCATCTCCCTCCTCACTGATTGGTTCCACGACTCCGCCGGCGTCGGCGCCGTCTCCCTGTTCTCCATCGAGCACCCCAAGTTCCGAGCCTTCCTCGGCCAGGTCGGCCTCCCGCCCATCTCCCCCCGTGACCTCGTCGGCCATCGTCTAGACGCCCGTTACGAGGAGGCCCGCGCCGACGCCGATGCCCGCATCCTTGACGCGCTCTTCTTCCAGCTGGCCTCCGACGGCTGGAAGCCCCTCAACTCGGACGGCGACTCCATCATGAACGTCACCGTGAACCTCCCCAATGGAACCACTGTCTACCGCAGGTCCGTGCTCACCCACGGCCGAGCCCCGTCCAAGTACGCCGAGGAGGTGCTGTGGGACACCGTTGCGGAGATCACCGGCAATGCCGCCGTGCAGCGGTGCGCCGGAATCGTGGCGGACAAGTTCAAGTCCACGGCCCTTCGCGACCTGGAGAAGCAGAACCACTGGATGGTGAACCTCTCCTGCCAGCTTCAGGGCTTCCGCAGCCTCGTCAAGGACTTCGCTCGTGAGCTCCCGCTCTTCCATGCCGTGGCAACCAACTGCTGCAAGCTCGCCAGCTACTTCAACACCCACTCTGAGGTCAGAAGCATCTTCCACGGGTATCAGCTCCAAGAGCTGGACCACGCTGGCCTCCTCCGAGTGCCTCCATCGGACCGCTCACTCGACGGAGGCGGCAATCACCTGTCCGCCTTCATGATGATGGAAGACATCTTGACCTCCGCTCGGGCCGTGCAGTCGGTGATCCTTCACGAGTCCTACAAGCTGATCTGCCTTACCGATCCTACCGCGAGAGAGTTGGCGGACGTGATCGGCGACATGGATTTCTGGAACAAATTGGGCGCAGCTCACTCGCTCGTCAAGCTGATCCAAGACATGGTTGGGGAGATGGAGACCGAGAGGCCACTCGTCGGGCAATGCCTACCGCTGTGGGAGGAGCTGCGGTCCAAGGTGAAGGGGTGGTGCGGTAGGTACTGCGTCGAGGAAGGGCCCGTGGAGAAGGTGATGGAGAAAAGGTTCAAGAAGAACTACCACCCGGCTTGGTCGGCGGCGTTCATACTGGATCCACTGTACCTGATGAAGGACGTGAGCGGGAAGTACCTTCCGCCGTTCAAGTGCTTGACGCCGGACCAGGAGAAGGACGTCGACAAGCTGATCACCAGGCTGGTTTCTCGCGAAGAAGCCCACATCGCGCTGATGGAGCTGATGAAGTGGAGGGCGGAGGGGTTGGACCCGCTGTACGCGCAGGCCGTGCAGGTGAAGCAGCAGGACCCGGTGACAGGGAAGTACAGGATCGCCAACCCGCAGAGCAGCCGGCTGGTGTGGGAGACGTGCTTGAGCGAGCTCAAGTCGCTGGGGAAGGTGGCCGTCAGGCTCATCTTCCTCCACGCCACCACCTGCGGGTTCAAGCACAGTCCCCGGCTGACGCGGTGGGTGAGGCGCGTGCATGGGCGCTCCGGAGCCAGCATGGAGCGAGTGCGCAAGCTGGTGTTCGTGGCGGCCAATGCGAAGCTGGAAAGGGCAGATTTTTCGAACCAGGAAGACAAGGATATCACGTTGTTGTTGTTGGATGAGGAGGACGACGTTCCGAATGAACACAACGTTGTCGTCGAACGCTCATCGGTGTAA